A portion of the Daphnia magna isolate NIES linkage group LG4, ASM2063170v1.1, whole genome shotgun sequence genome contains these proteins:
- the LOC116920208 gene encoding AP-1 complex subunit gamma-1 isoform X1, whose product MANAIKQVINEVAEKVKMPSTPTRLRDLIRQIRAARTAAEERAVVNKECAYIRASFREEDSQWRCRNVAKLLYIHMLGYPAHFGQLECLNLIASPRFTDKRIGYLGAMLLLDERQDIHVLITNSLKNDLNNPVQFIVGLALCTLGAIASPEMSRDLASEVERLLKSTNAYLRKKAALCAFRIIGKVPELMEMFLPATRSLISDKNHGVLITGVTLIIEMCERSPDTLIHFKKEHREVVPSLVRILKNLIMAGYSPEHDVSGVSDPFLQVKILRLLRVLGHNDAEASEAMNDILAQVATNTETSKNVGNAILYETVLSIMHIKSESGLRVLAINILGRFLLNSDKNIRYVALNTLLRTVHADNSAVQRHRATILECLKDPDVSIKRRALELSFALINGSNIRAMMKELLAFLEKSDAEFKAQCSSGIVSATERFSPNRRWHIDTLLRVLIAAGNFLRDDVVSNTIQIISESTSLQGYAVGQLWRAVSCSSGSLQHDGQPGDLDLQGATLPISERQPLAQVASWCLGEYGDSLINGHTNANEQEEPVVAGEDEVVDFIQGILSSSQSTIITKQYALTALTKLSTRFSVTVGRIEDIVTRFGTHLNVELQQRGIEYAQLFTKHVALRPAIMERIPPMEHKSSQQGLTNGSSGGGGTLVSNGDDNMLMDDLSSFTTTSTSHSAPATKDSNSLLNLLGGLDNFDNGPSAPVFTNSKASTAPSTSNLDLLDLLGGLDLSGSTLSSAPISGPLMTTPTGSSTSSLVNNNLANLLSSPTTQMSAAVSNSSSFLIDGFLGTAPTPSPKLQNVTAYDKNGLKVDFSFDRPVDNPNLVIVTLTASSSYGSTLCDFLFQAAVPKTFQLQMMPASSTVINSGIPVTQVMRILNPTRAVLKMRIKLSFSRDGMTIQDQDEVKNLPSALWQ is encoded by the exons ATGGCTAATGCTATTAAGCAAGTCATCAATGAGGTGGCTGAAAAAG tTAAAATGCCCTCAACCCCCACACGGCTCAGAGATTTGATACGTCAGATTCGTGCTGCCAGGACAGCTGCAGAGGAACGAGCTGTGGTGAACAAAGAATGTGCCTACATCAGGGCATCATTCAGGGAGGAGGACTCTCAATGGAGATGTCGAAATGTTGCTAAGCTGCTCTACATTCACATGCTTGGTTACCCAGCACATTTTGGCCAACTGGAGTGTTTGAACCTCATTGCCTCACCTAGGTTCACAGATAAACGAATTGGGTATCTTGGGGCAATGCTGTTGCTGGATGAACGCCAAGATATTCATGTCCTAATCACCAATTCCCTGAAAAA TGATTTAAACAACCCCGTCCAGTTTATTGTTGGTTTGGCCCTATGCACATTAGGTGCCATTGCTTCGCCTGAAATGTCACGCGATTTGGCGTCTGAAGTTGAGCGGTTGCTCAAGTCTACCAACGCCTACCTGAGGAAAAAGGCGGCCTTGTGTGCTTTCCGAATTATTGGTAAAGTGCCCGAGCTAATGGAAATGTTTTTACCAGCTACTAGATCCCTCATCTCAgataaaaatcatg GTGTTTTAATTACCGGCGTAACGCTCATCATCGAAATGTGCGAGCGGAGTCCAGACACTTTAATCCATTTCAAAAAG GAGCATCGCGAG GTGGTACCCAGTTTAGTGCGTATTCTCAAGAATTTGATCATGGCAGGCTATTCACCAGAGCATGACGTTTCTGGTGTAAGTGACCCTTTTCTCCAG GTGAAGATTTTGCGGTTGTTGCGAGTCTTGGGTCATAACGACGCCGAAGCCTCCGAAGCTATGAACGACATTCTGGCACAAGTTGCAACCAATACGGAGACGTCAAAGAATGTCGGAAACGCCATCCTATACGAAACGGTGCTGTCTATCATGCACATCAAGTCGGAAAGTGGCCTACGCGTATTGGCCATTAACATTCTCGGCCGTTTTCTGCTCAATAGCGATAAGAATATCCGATACGTGGCCCTCAACACGTTGTTGCGTACCGTTCACGCAGACAATTCGGCCGTCCAGCGACATCGCGCTACGATACTCGAGTGCCTTAAG GATCCGGATGTATCGATCAAGAGAAGGGCGCTGGAATTGAGTTTTGCTCTAATCAATGGATCAAATATCCGAGCAATGATGAAAGAGTTGCTAGCATTTCTGGAGAAATCTGATGCTGAATTCAAGGCGCAATGCTCTTCTGGCATAGTCAGTGCAACGGAAAGATTTTCTCCTAATCGACGGTGGCATATTGATACCCTTCTGAGAGTTCTCATTGCGGCGGGCAACTTTCTACGAGACGACGTCGTTTCAAATACCATCCAAATCATTTCGGAAAGCACTTCACTTCAGGGCTACGCCGTGGGCCAGTTGTGGCGAGCTGTCAGTTGTTCTTCAGGATCCTTACAACACGACGGGCAACCGGGAGATCTTGACCTACAAGGGGCCACGTTGCCCATTTCAGAACGTCAGCCATTGGCCCAAGTTGCATCTTGGTGTCTAGGCGAATACGGCGATAGTCTTATCAATGGACATACCAATGCCAACGAACAGGAAGAGCCGGTTGTTGCTGGGGAGGATGAAGTGGTTGATTTCATTCAGGGCATTCTATCGTCTAGCCAAAGTACGATCATAACGAAGCAATACGCTTTGACGGCTCTTACTAAGCTCAGCACACGTTTCAGCGTTACTGTCGG TCGAATTGAAGACATAGTCACTCGCTTTGGCACCCATTTGAACGTGGAATTACAACAACGTGGTATCGAATATGCCCAGTTGTTTACTAAGCACGTTGCACTTCGTCCTGCCATTATGGAACGCATACCGCCTATGGAACATAAGTCGTCGCAACAGGGACTGACGAACGGCAGTTCTGGTGGAGGAGGAACTTTAGTTAGCAATGGTGACGACAACATGTTAATGGATGATTTAAGTTCGTTTACAACCACAAGCACGAGTCATTCGGCACCAGCCACAAAAGATTCG AATTCTTTGCTCAATCTACTGGGTGGATTGGACAATTTTGATAATGGGCCATCGGCTCCGGTTTTCACAAACTCGAAAGCATCGACAGCTCCATCTACGTCCAATCTGGATCTGCTCGACTTGTTAGGTGGTTTGGACTTGAGTGGATCGACCCTTTCTTCAGCTCCAATTAGCGGACCCCTCATGACGACTCCTACAGGTTCTAGTACTAGCAGTTTAGTCAACAATAATTTGGCTAATTTGCTCAGTTCACCGACGACCCAAATGAGTGCCGCCGTCTCGAACAGTTCGAGTTTCTTAATCGATGGGTTCTTAGGGACTGCGCCTACACCCTCACCAA aacTTCAAAATGTAACGGCCTATGATAAAAACGGACTAAAAGTGGATTTCTCTTTTGACCGTCCGGTCGACAATCCTAATTTGGTGATAGTCACACTAACGGCTAGCTCATCGTATGGTTCGACGTTGTGCGATTTCCTCTTCCAGGCCGCCGTGCCGAAGACATTCCAACTTCAAATGATGCCGGCATCTAGCACGGTTATAAATTCCGGTATTCCCGTCACACAAGTCATGCGCATTCTTAATCCCACAAGA gCGGTACTAAAAATGAGAATCAAATTATCCTTTTCTCGAGACGGGATGACTATACAGGATCAAGATGAAGTCAAAAACCTCCCATCAGCCTTGTGGcaatga
- the LOC116920217 gene encoding LOW QUALITY PROTEIN: transcription initiation factor TFIID subunit 5 (The sequence of the model RefSeq protein was modified relative to this genomic sequence to represent the inferred CDS: deleted 1 base in 1 codon), protein MEYSMNQLPQAINSDAKTQSSENQNSEVVSDNSGGQTLDSENVDSNTLAAVLQFLQKHNLKGTADALKKEARLKEDQLRDAQALQVDSEATNLLSSYKSEGDPNAYEKAYLSYRRFVESSLDVYKHELSLVLYPLFVHMYLEMIYNNHENEASKFMERFSIDQEDYYQEDLKKVSFITKKEHMKGSDLMENFKSSQFTVRMSRDTYSVLKRFLQDKNQSIVMNVIQEHLYVDMYEGVPRNKAQVESTAGAMEGEANRQVNKTKIYYGLLKEPDIQLSVVEEEEDGEPGEGGEKPKKKKPKKDPLLNKKAKSDPNAPPASRLPLPDLRDIDKLEKVRALREASKRVALGPDSLPSICFYTMLNCAETVTCVEFCEDSSLLAAGFSDSILKVWSLVPQKLRAMKPAEQLADIDKEAEDVLVRMMDDKTGETMKGLYGHCGPVYSASFSHDRTLLLSSSEDATIRLWSLQTWTCLVVYKGHIYPVWDVRFSPHGYYFSSVGHDRTARLWATDHHQPLRIFAGHYSDVDVVQFHPNSNYVATGSSDRSVRLWDCVSGNCVRLMTGHKGTVSALCFSTDGRFLASGGADQKVLLWDLAHGHLLADLPGHTMTISSLAFSRDGTVFATSSLDGSIQLWDFFRMTDESSLEDVNISGHNPDLLKRSNVIESLRLARYPTKATPVMSLHFTRRNLLLAAGMFEG, encoded by the exons ATGGAGTATAGTATGAACCAGCTACCCCAAGCGATTAATTCAGACGCTAAAACTCAATCATCAGAAAACCAAAACAGTGAGGTTGTGAGTGACAATAGTGGCGGCCAAACTCTAGATTCAGAAAATGTTGATTCCAATACTCTTGCGGCCGTCCTACAATTTCTGCAAAAACATAACCTCAAA GGTACGGCTGACGCACTGAAAAAAGAAGCCCGACTCAAGGAGGATCAATTGAGAGATGCGCAAGCACTTCAGGTTGATTCTGAGGCAACAAACTTACTCTCATCGTACAAGAGTGAAGGGGATCCCAATGCCTATGAAAAAGCCTACCTTAGTTACAGAAGATTTGTCGAAAGCTCCTTAGATGTTTATAAA CACGAGCTGTCTTTAGTGCTGTATCCACTCTTTGTCCACATGTATTTGGAAATGATTTACAACAATCACGAAAATGAAGCTTCTAAATTCATGGAACGCTTTTCAATTGACCAAGAAGATTATTACCAAGAAGACCTtaaaaaagtttcttttatCACCAAGAAAGAACACATGAAGGGCAGTGACCTTATGGAAAATTTCAA GTCAAGCCAGTTCACGGTTCGAATGTCACGTGATACTTACTCGGTTTTGAAGCGGTTTTTGCAGGACAAAAACCAATCTATTGTCATGAACGTCATTCAGGAACATTTATACGTCGACATGTACGAAGGGGTACCCCGGAACAAAGCTCAAGTGGAATCTACGGCGGGAGCCATGGAAGGCGAAGCCAATAGACAAg TAAACAAGACCAAAATCTATTATGGCCTGCTGAAAGAACCCGACATTCAACTTTCGGTGgtagaagaggaagaggatgGAGAGCCGGGAGAAGGTGGCGAAaaacccaaaaagaaaaaacctaaAAAGGATCCTTTGCTCAATAAGAAAGCCAAAAGCGACCCCAATGCTCCCCCAGCCAGTCGATTACCATTACCAGATTT GAGAGATATCGACAAACTGGAGAAGGTCAGAGCTCTACGTGAAGCCAGCAAGAGGGTGGCTCTTGGTCCAGACAGCTTGCCATCCATTTGTTTCTACACAATGCTGAATTGCGCGGAAAC GGTAACGTGTGTCGAATTTTGCGAAGATTCTTCTCTTCTCGCTGCGGGGTTTTCTGATTCAATCCTGAAAGTGTGGAGCTTAGTGCCTCAGAAACTTCGTGCCATGAAACCAGCCGAACAGTTGGCCGATATTGACAAGGAGGCAGAAGATGTCCTTGTTCGTATGATGGATGATAAGACGGGTGAGACCATGAAAGGT CTCTATGGCCATTGCGGGCCTGTTTATTCTGCCTCGTTTAGTCACGACCGGACGTTACTGCTTTCATCCTCGGAAGATGCCACCATTCGTCTCTGGAGTTTACAGACGTGGACTTGTCTTGTTGTTTACAAAGGCCATATTTATCCGGTGTGggatgtccgattttcaccaCATGGATACTACTTTTCATCAGTCGGACACGATCGAACTGCCCGTCTGTGGGCTACTGATCATCATCAGCCCTTAAGGATATTCGCCGGCCATTATTCAGATGTCGACGTAGTCCAATTCCATCCCAATTCAAATTATGTCGCAACAGGGTCTAGTGACAGAAGCGTCCGCCTATGGGACTGTGTCTCTGGCAACTGTGTTCGGCTAATGACTGGCCATAAA GGAACTGTATCGGCGTTGTGTTTTTCAACCGATGGTCGTTTTCTAGCGTCCGGTGGAGCTGATCAAAAAGTCCTGTTATGGGATctggctcacggtcacttgtTGGCTGACCTGCCTGGCCACACCATGACGATCTCTAGCCTGGCCTTCAGCCGAGATGGAACTGTCTTTGCTACGTCCTCTTTAGATGGTTCTATTCAGTTGTGGGATTTCTTCCGAATGACGGATGAATCCTCTTTAGAGGATGTCAACATTTCAGGACACAATCCGGACCTGCTGAAACGGAGCAACGTCATCGAATCTCTTCGACTGGCCCGTTATCCGACTAAAGCCACACCTGTCATGTCACTGCATTTCACGCGAAGAAATTTGCTCCTAGCCGCCGGCATGTTCGAAGGCTAA
- the LOC116920341 gene encoding ras-related protein Rab-5C: MASRASQAGTAAASAGGTAQRPNGATQGKICQFKLVLLGESAVGKSSLVLRFVKGQFHEYQESTIGAAFLTQTVCLDDTTVKFEIWDTAGQERYHSLAPMYYRGAQAAIVVYDITNQDTFGRAKVWVKELQRQASPNIVIALAGNKADLAAKRAVEFDEAKSYAEENGLLFMETSAKTAMNVNDIFLAIAKKLPKNDGTGGVGGSSGQGRRLDRAEDGNKPASSCCK; encoded by the exons ATGGCAAGCCGTGCATCTCAAGCTGGAACAGCAGCAGCCTCAGCTGGAGGAACTGCTCAGAGGCCAAATGGTGCCACACAAGGTAAAATCTGTCAGTTTAAACTGGTGCTTCTTGGCGAGTCTGCAGTAGGCAAATCCAGCCTGGTTCTCCGCTTCGTTAAAGGACAGTTTCACGAATACCAGGAAAGCACTATTGGAG CTGCGTTCTTGACACAGACAGTTTGCTTGGATGACACAACTGTCAAGTTTGAGATTTGGGACACAGCTGGCCAGGAACGGTACCACAGTCTTGCTCCCATGTACTACAG AGGGGCGCAAGCCGCCATTGTAGTATACGACATCACAAATCAAGACACTTTTGGCCGGGCCAAGGTCTGGGTAAAAGAACTGCAACGTCAAGCCTCCCCTAATATTGTCATCGCCTTGGCGGGCAACAAAGCAGATTTGGCTGCTAAACGTGCCGTTGAATTTGACGAAGCAAAAAGTTACGCTGAAGAGAATGGACTACTCTTTATGGAAACTTCAGCCAAGACGGCTATGAACGTCAACGACATCTTCTTGGCTATCg CCAAGAAACTACCTAAGAATGATGGAACTGGAGGAGTTGGTGGCAGCAGTGGACAGGGTAGGAGGCTAGACAGAGCTGAAGACGGCAACAAACCTGCTTCCTCTTGCTGCAAGTGA
- the LOC116920208 gene encoding AP-1 complex subunit gamma-1 isoform X2, producing MANAIKQVINEVAEKVKMPSTPTRLRDLIRQIRAARTAAEERAVVNKECAYIRASFREEDSQWRCRNVAKLLYIHMLGYPAHFGQLECLNLIASPRFTDKRIGYLGAMLLLDERQDIHVLITNSLKNDLNNPVQFIVGLALCTLGAIASPEMSRDLASEVERLLKSTNAYLRKKAALCAFRIIGKVPELMEMFLPATRSLISDKNHGVLITGVTLIIEMCERSPDTLIHFKKVVPSLVRILKNLIMAGYSPEHDVSGVSDPFLQVKILRLLRVLGHNDAEASEAMNDILAQVATNTETSKNVGNAILYETVLSIMHIKSESGLRVLAINILGRFLLNSDKNIRYVALNTLLRTVHADNSAVQRHRATILECLKDPDVSIKRRALELSFALINGSNIRAMMKELLAFLEKSDAEFKAQCSSGIVSATERFSPNRRWHIDTLLRVLIAAGNFLRDDVVSNTIQIISESTSLQGYAVGQLWRAVSCSSGSLQHDGQPGDLDLQGATLPISERQPLAQVASWCLGEYGDSLINGHTNANEQEEPVVAGEDEVVDFIQGILSSSQSTIITKQYALTALTKLSTRFSVTVGRIEDIVTRFGTHLNVELQQRGIEYAQLFTKHVALRPAIMERIPPMEHKSSQQGLTNGSSGGGGTLVSNGDDNMLMDDLSSFTTTSTSHSAPATKDSNSLLNLLGGLDNFDNGPSAPVFTNSKASTAPSTSNLDLLDLLGGLDLSGSTLSSAPISGPLMTTPTGSSTSSLVNNNLANLLSSPTTQMSAAVSNSSSFLIDGFLGTAPTPSPKLQNVTAYDKNGLKVDFSFDRPVDNPNLVIVTLTASSSYGSTLCDFLFQAAVPKTFQLQMMPASSTVINSGIPVTQVMRILNPTRAVLKMRIKLSFSRDGMTIQDQDEVKNLPSALWQ from the exons ATGGCTAATGCTATTAAGCAAGTCATCAATGAGGTGGCTGAAAAAG tTAAAATGCCCTCAACCCCCACACGGCTCAGAGATTTGATACGTCAGATTCGTGCTGCCAGGACAGCTGCAGAGGAACGAGCTGTGGTGAACAAAGAATGTGCCTACATCAGGGCATCATTCAGGGAGGAGGACTCTCAATGGAGATGTCGAAATGTTGCTAAGCTGCTCTACATTCACATGCTTGGTTACCCAGCACATTTTGGCCAACTGGAGTGTTTGAACCTCATTGCCTCACCTAGGTTCACAGATAAACGAATTGGGTATCTTGGGGCAATGCTGTTGCTGGATGAACGCCAAGATATTCATGTCCTAATCACCAATTCCCTGAAAAA TGATTTAAACAACCCCGTCCAGTTTATTGTTGGTTTGGCCCTATGCACATTAGGTGCCATTGCTTCGCCTGAAATGTCACGCGATTTGGCGTCTGAAGTTGAGCGGTTGCTCAAGTCTACCAACGCCTACCTGAGGAAAAAGGCGGCCTTGTGTGCTTTCCGAATTATTGGTAAAGTGCCCGAGCTAATGGAAATGTTTTTACCAGCTACTAGATCCCTCATCTCAgataaaaatcatg GTGTTTTAATTACCGGCGTAACGCTCATCATCGAAATGTGCGAGCGGAGTCCAGACACTTTAATCCATTTCAAAAAG GTGGTACCCAGTTTAGTGCGTATTCTCAAGAATTTGATCATGGCAGGCTATTCACCAGAGCATGACGTTTCTGGTGTAAGTGACCCTTTTCTCCAG GTGAAGATTTTGCGGTTGTTGCGAGTCTTGGGTCATAACGACGCCGAAGCCTCCGAAGCTATGAACGACATTCTGGCACAAGTTGCAACCAATACGGAGACGTCAAAGAATGTCGGAAACGCCATCCTATACGAAACGGTGCTGTCTATCATGCACATCAAGTCGGAAAGTGGCCTACGCGTATTGGCCATTAACATTCTCGGCCGTTTTCTGCTCAATAGCGATAAGAATATCCGATACGTGGCCCTCAACACGTTGTTGCGTACCGTTCACGCAGACAATTCGGCCGTCCAGCGACATCGCGCTACGATACTCGAGTGCCTTAAG GATCCGGATGTATCGATCAAGAGAAGGGCGCTGGAATTGAGTTTTGCTCTAATCAATGGATCAAATATCCGAGCAATGATGAAAGAGTTGCTAGCATTTCTGGAGAAATCTGATGCTGAATTCAAGGCGCAATGCTCTTCTGGCATAGTCAGTGCAACGGAAAGATTTTCTCCTAATCGACGGTGGCATATTGATACCCTTCTGAGAGTTCTCATTGCGGCGGGCAACTTTCTACGAGACGACGTCGTTTCAAATACCATCCAAATCATTTCGGAAAGCACTTCACTTCAGGGCTACGCCGTGGGCCAGTTGTGGCGAGCTGTCAGTTGTTCTTCAGGATCCTTACAACACGACGGGCAACCGGGAGATCTTGACCTACAAGGGGCCACGTTGCCCATTTCAGAACGTCAGCCATTGGCCCAAGTTGCATCTTGGTGTCTAGGCGAATACGGCGATAGTCTTATCAATGGACATACCAATGCCAACGAACAGGAAGAGCCGGTTGTTGCTGGGGAGGATGAAGTGGTTGATTTCATTCAGGGCATTCTATCGTCTAGCCAAAGTACGATCATAACGAAGCAATACGCTTTGACGGCTCTTACTAAGCTCAGCACACGTTTCAGCGTTACTGTCGG TCGAATTGAAGACATAGTCACTCGCTTTGGCACCCATTTGAACGTGGAATTACAACAACGTGGTATCGAATATGCCCAGTTGTTTACTAAGCACGTTGCACTTCGTCCTGCCATTATGGAACGCATACCGCCTATGGAACATAAGTCGTCGCAACAGGGACTGACGAACGGCAGTTCTGGTGGAGGAGGAACTTTAGTTAGCAATGGTGACGACAACATGTTAATGGATGATTTAAGTTCGTTTACAACCACAAGCACGAGTCATTCGGCACCAGCCACAAAAGATTCG AATTCTTTGCTCAATCTACTGGGTGGATTGGACAATTTTGATAATGGGCCATCGGCTCCGGTTTTCACAAACTCGAAAGCATCGACAGCTCCATCTACGTCCAATCTGGATCTGCTCGACTTGTTAGGTGGTTTGGACTTGAGTGGATCGACCCTTTCTTCAGCTCCAATTAGCGGACCCCTCATGACGACTCCTACAGGTTCTAGTACTAGCAGTTTAGTCAACAATAATTTGGCTAATTTGCTCAGTTCACCGACGACCCAAATGAGTGCCGCCGTCTCGAACAGTTCGAGTTTCTTAATCGATGGGTTCTTAGGGACTGCGCCTACACCCTCACCAA aacTTCAAAATGTAACGGCCTATGATAAAAACGGACTAAAAGTGGATTTCTCTTTTGACCGTCCGGTCGACAATCCTAATTTGGTGATAGTCACACTAACGGCTAGCTCATCGTATGGTTCGACGTTGTGCGATTTCCTCTTCCAGGCCGCCGTGCCGAAGACATTCCAACTTCAAATGATGCCGGCATCTAGCACGGTTATAAATTCCGGTATTCCCGTCACACAAGTCATGCGCATTCTTAATCCCACAAGA gCGGTACTAAAAATGAGAATCAAATTATCCTTTTCTCGAGACGGGATGACTATACAGGATCAAGATGAAGTCAAAAACCTCCCATCAGCCTTGTGGcaatga
- the LOC116920260 gene encoding Krueppel-like factor 10 has translation MTPPATPTNKMLQHNFDHHSADEEDMETDAALEAVETLLSFSRAATCQQQEAVGMSSLSSSSGSSDESQDQWASSDDSSDHLQSAKRLMSCTPPRTPSPSVTSMPVSVIMIGKKDGTAEPVIQQESNNQHEEAGNNKEKLMGGPALPGREIIFVENKNTNRHLRNAHFGTEQIFVANKDTNRETREITNHKPPPNNSYNENTSDLIVQQFPVSRFVPEMITSSTMSATSQAIPIKSPVAIAPKLMLNGTTLGNCNVINGTSATRVIPVVPLGAPGADGSMGTSGTTLFLAPCDNNGQITHFVLTTAGIPSMTLIAPNKMEREADKRRRIYECQFKGCGKNYFKSSHLKAHMRTHTGEKPFVCSWDGCDRRFSRSDELSRHKRTHTGEKKFSCPVCQRRFMRSDHLTKHVRRHAREQKPMAWQLATRKLASASSTSSPAHATTNAASPTVASQLIPAQIILSASTAIPSN, from the exons ATGACACCACCGGCCACGCCGACCAATAAAATGCTTCAACATAATTTCGATCATCATTCAGCG GATGAAGAAGATATGGAAACTGATGCCGCTTTGGAGGCTGTTGAAACTCTGCTCTCCTTTTCACGGGCAGCTACTTGTCAACAACAGGAAGCGGTCGGTATGTCATCGCTGAGCTCATCCAGTGGCTCGTCAGATGAATCGCAAGATCAGTGGGCTTCGAGCGACGACTCTAGCGACCATCTTCAATCTGCCAAG AGATTGATGTCATGTACGCCACCAAGAACTCCAAGTCCTAGCGTTACTTCAATGCCCGTTTCTGTCATCATGATCGGAAAAAAGGATGGAACTGCAGAGCCTGTGATTCAACAGGAATCCAATAATCAACACGAGGAGGCTGGAAATAACAAGGAGAAATTAATGGGAGGTCCTGCATTGCCAGGTCGTGAAATAATATTTGTCGAGAACAAGAACACCAACCGACATTTACGAAATGCTCATTTCGGAACGGAACAGATCTTTGTAGCTAACAAAGACACTAACCGGGAAACACGCGAAATAACCAATCACAAGCCACCACCGAATAATAGTTATAATGAAAATACTAGTGATTTAATTGTGCAGCAATTTCCTGTATCTCGTTTTGTACCTGAAATGATTACTTCTTCTACTATGTCGGCAACTTCTCAG GCGATCCCGATAAAATCGCCAGTGGCCATCGCTCCCAAATTGATGCTGAATGGCACAACTCTGGGTAATTGTAATGTAATCAATGGAACGTCAGCGACTCGAGTCATACCGGTCGTGCCATTGGGTGCTCCCGGTGCTGATGGCTCTATGGGTACTTCTGGCACCACTCTTTTCCTGGCCCCCTGTGATAACAACGGACAAATAACGCATTTTGTATTGACGACAGCTGGCATCCCATCCATGACCCTCATCGCTCCAAATAAGAtg GAAAGGGAAGCGGATAAACGTCGGCGTATTTATGAATGCCAATTCAAAGGATGCGGCAAAAACTATTTCAAATCATCTCATTTGAAAGCTCACATGAGGACTCATACTG GTGAGAAACCTTTCGTCTGCAGCTGGGACGGATGTGATCGCCGCTTCTCGCGTTCGGACGAACTGTCCCGTCACAAACGCACTCATACTGGCGAGAAAAAA ttcaGTTGCCCGGTTTGCCAGCGTCGTTTTATGCGCTCTGACCACTTGACCAAGCACGTCCGCCGTCATGCCCGCGAGCAGAAACCAATGGCTTGGCAACTGGCCACTCGCAAACTCGCCTCAGCCagttctacttcttctcctgcTCATGCTACTACCAATGCTGCCAGCCCTACAGTGGCTTCTCAATTGATCCCGGCGCAGATTATCCTGTCCGCCTCAACTGCCATTCCctcaaattaa